In one window of Leptospira sp. GIMC2001 DNA:
- a CDS encoding TolC family protein, with product MQKTNIYISITKYQIYTQRFISNLFKIPKFLGQNLNRSSKFLILFYLFLFAFHGNVRADEKFEVVGCDGKISIFRIVQCVLNHSPEYKIGKYEIESSAGRKEIASYLFPTNPNFSFSSGMRNGSSGNSFGNSSQQSALNSEVLISQEIFVGGQRQIRINIADTELRSRIKRLLVLEKFIIGDAVSLSLAYLSSQEEYDVTDELYKLSLEIYNISKTRFKNGLGTEMDMEIAESEKLKMMSLWNSAKRKTDDLKADLTVMMGTKFTKSLDIIKTKAIYQIPLNDLESYTARSEAQRYDLEVLELERELSEKRIRLLEREKIPNLTISGYAQNDGFNEQVIGGRVSIPLRIWRDNRGEIKEAIAESKKRQADQEIGYHTVRSESIKAWNNYKSWKEVWTNYPEDILIRTNENLNILKNAVLSGQISVREALVTQRSLIELKSSYFQSKSGYAQACIEYLRASGEDMLPLLSQEKFYE from the coding sequence ATGCAAAAAACAAATATCTATATTTCTATAACGAAATACCAAATATATACTCAGAGATTTATTTCAAATTTATTCAAAATTCCGAAATTCCTTGGTCAAAATCTCAATAGAAGTTCAAAATTTCTGATTCTATTTTACTTATTCTTATTTGCCTTCCATGGGAATGTCAGGGCGGATGAAAAATTTGAAGTAGTCGGTTGTGATGGTAAAATTTCCATCTTTAGAATCGTACAATGTGTACTCAATCATAGCCCAGAATACAAAATTGGTAAGTATGAAATTGAATCAAGTGCAGGACGTAAGGAGATTGCATCTTATCTCTTCCCTACCAATCCGAACTTTTCATTTTCTTCCGGAATGAGGAATGGTTCTTCAGGTAATTCTTTTGGCAATTCTTCTCAACAATCTGCACTGAACTCTGAGGTTTTAATTTCGCAAGAAATATTTGTTGGAGGGCAGAGACAGATTCGTATCAATATTGCGGATACGGAACTACGATCACGCATAAAAAGACTGTTGGTTCTTGAGAAATTTATTATTGGAGATGCAGTTAGCCTTAGTCTCGCATATCTCTCAAGTCAAGAAGAATACGATGTTACAGATGAACTGTACAAATTGTCCCTAGAAATCTATAATATTTCCAAAACCAGATTCAAAAATGGGCTTGGAACTGAAATGGATATGGAAATTGCTGAATCGGAAAAATTAAAAATGATGTCACTCTGGAATTCAGCGAAAAGAAAAACCGATGACCTCAAAGCAGATCTTACGGTTATGATGGGAACAAAATTTACTAAATCGTTAGACATCATTAAGACAAAAGCAATATACCAAATTCCCTTGAACGATTTGGAATCATATACAGCCAGATCCGAAGCTCAGAGATACGATTTGGAAGTTCTTGAACTCGAAAGAGAACTCTCCGAAAAAAGAATTCGATTGCTTGAAAGGGAAAAAATTCCCAATTTAACGATTTCTGGTTATGCACAAAATGATGGATTCAACGAACAAGTGATTGGTGGAAGAGTCTCAATACCTTTACGTATCTGGCGAGACAATCGAGGCGAGATAAAAGAAGCAATCGCTGAGAGCAAAAAACGGCAGGCTGATCAAGAGATCGGCTACCATACCGTTCGTTCCGAGTCGATCAAAGCATGGAATAACTACAAATCTTGGAAGGAAGTTTGGACAAATTATCCAGAAGATATTCTGATTCGAACGAATGAAAATTTGAATATTCTAAAAAATGCAGTTCTCAGCGGACAGATTTCAGTTCGAGAAGCTCTAGTCACTCAGAGATCTCTCATTGAACTAAAATCTTCCTATTTTCAATCTAAATCAGGCTATGCACAAGCATGCATTGAATATCTCCGCGCAAGTGGAGAGGATATGCTTCCATTACTATCTCAGGAGAAATTCTATGAATAG
- a CDS encoding DUF4962 domain-containing protein codes for MEFYKKKENKVLLFLIFNAIIFLILFFYDLNKKIGIGDREIIGTVEFKKNTVQRKLSDHMVWESLDQNSPVANGDTIRSESFSDAIIRLNDGTEINLDENSMFFLDISEADPTIEFTQGSIQVRKKDGSGNENLKIQSQNKTIQIQNGELNIQRGDDGEFRMLVEKGNATVKSAGNSTTVGSGKQANLSGDKIEVTKIPFQLTEPLNNAVIPAQTESKNIQFSWKANENYSKIKLEISRNPQFKSLVKSLDFPSQKTDVSLPLGTYYWRINSDKGTSATYRFHIFKEEDITLRFPENDSQISFVEKLPLVSFQWSRDQFTRDYILEISESSNFKVLSSRHVTQTNSFSVDNLSSGKYYWRVRCVPYSANLPEKISKPRSFSIQKTNSFSAPTIARPNNERMLVSNFATQGILIWNTSSELVSFKVTLAKDSNFKNNVFETTTQRNFLQPTTKLGSGTYYWKVVGFSASGKASESSQIANFTLVDKAEDLIEKVEKTEEEPVKVPSKLLISPVDTVVDLSGESSISFKWNKEESGFIYILSIFQENTGKKVAIHQVKTKETSYKLSDLSILDEGKFIWEVSSMSGSKLIRKESAKFIISLTKLKSLRPSDIEFISPSVLYKDGSK; via the coding sequence ATGGAATTCTACAAGAAAAAAGAAAACAAAGTATTATTATTTCTAATTTTTAATGCTATAATTTTTCTCATTTTATTCTTCTATGACTTGAATAAAAAAATTGGAATCGGTGATCGAGAAATTATTGGAACTGTTGAATTCAAAAAGAATACCGTACAACGAAAGTTAAGCGATCATATGGTTTGGGAGAGCTTAGACCAGAACAGTCCAGTTGCCAACGGAGATACAATACGATCCGAATCTTTCTCCGATGCTATTATCCGCCTAAATGATGGCACAGAAATCAATCTAGATGAGAACAGCATGTTTTTCTTGGATATATCTGAAGCTGATCCAACAATCGAATTCACTCAAGGAAGTATTCAGGTTCGCAAGAAAGACGGAAGTGGCAATGAGAATCTAAAAATTCAAAGCCAGAATAAAACCATTCAGATCCAAAATGGTGAACTCAATATTCAGAGAGGTGATGACGGAGAATTCCGTATGCTAGTTGAAAAAGGAAACGCAACAGTAAAATCAGCTGGCAATAGTACTACCGTTGGTTCCGGTAAACAAGCAAATCTCTCAGGTGATAAAATAGAAGTTACCAAAATCCCTTTTCAACTTACCGAACCTCTGAACAATGCTGTAATTCCTGCTCAAACTGAGAGCAAGAATATTCAGTTTTCCTGGAAGGCCAATGAAAACTATTCCAAAATCAAATTGGAAATATCTAGGAATCCTCAATTCAAATCTCTAGTTAAAAGCCTTGATTTTCCCTCACAAAAAACCGACGTCTCTCTTCCACTTGGAACTTATTACTGGAGAATCAATTCGGATAAAGGAACCAGTGCGACTTATAGATTTCATATTTTCAAAGAGGAAGATATTACTCTTCGTTTTCCAGAGAATGATTCACAAATTTCCTTTGTGGAAAAATTACCACTTGTATCCTTTCAATGGAGCAGAGACCAATTCACGAGAGATTATATTCTAGAAATATCGGAATCATCGAATTTTAAAGTTTTAAGTTCAAGGCATGTAACACAAACCAACTCATTCTCTGTAGATAATTTATCTTCTGGGAAATACTATTGGAGAGTACGATGTGTTCCCTATTCTGCGAATCTACCTGAGAAAATCAGTAAACCTCGCAGTTTTTCCATTCAGAAGACCAACAGCTTTTCTGCACCGACAATTGCAAGACCTAACAACGAACGAATGTTAGTTTCCAACTTTGCGACTCAAGGAATATTGATCTGGAATACTTCATCTGAATTGGTGAGTTTTAAAGTGACTCTTGCAAAGGATTCTAATTTCAAAAACAATGTTTTTGAGACAACCACCCAACGAAATTTTCTTCAACCGACTACAAAATTGGGATCTGGAACCTATTACTGGAAAGTGGTTGGTTTCTCAGCTTCGGGTAAAGCAAGCGAGTCCTCTCAAATTGCTAACTTTACCCTGGTTGATAAAGCCGAAGATCTCATCGAGAAAGTTGAGAAAACAGAAGAAGAGCCTGTTAAAGTTCCAAGTAAGCTATTGATTTCTCCTGTGGACACAGTTGTGGATCTCTCGGGTGAGAGTTCGATATCTTTTAAGTGGAACAAAGAAGAATCAGGATTCATTTATATACTTTCCATTTTCCAAGAAAACACCGGCAAAAAAGTCGCTATTCATCAAGTCAAAACAAAGGAAACAAGTTATAAACTAAGCGACTTATCTATATTAGATGAAGGAAAGTTTATCTGGGAAGTTTCTTCAATGTCGGGTAGTAAATTGATACGGAAAGAATCTGCTAAATTTATAATTTCATTAACTAAACTAAAAAGCCTCAGACCAAGCGATATAGAATTTATCTCACCTTCGGTTCTATACAAGGATGGATCGAAATGA
- a CDS encoding adenylate/guanylate cyclase domain-containing protein, which produces MNDKNFTPSRFTIRVKLMVIISSILFLSLASIIMVATYFFKEDNEIRVKENNIKITEVIALNVKSEINALKQSLQVTMSVISQSKTDSSIKQILFREDPNILYVGVYDKANQPGVRIGNTQVLEDLGISTNVLEEFIRTNKDRFKQSFNNTTVLLNSSIGFRSPILAIGFPYSEDKSNKIIIAMIRLEKFLEAFQTSGNIETFMVNDEGRIIAHSDVSMILSGANMVDLPIVQKMRTSTLDNGQFRYKGADDLWFLGSFKKIGLGGVGIISTVSEDKAFEEVYNIQRRNIYLMIAALNLAIIIVFFFAKRISEPILTLVTASKNIESGNYHLELKPETRDEIGILTNSFQSMSQGLEEREKLKVSFGRFVNDEIAELSMKGQLKVGGEKKECAILFSDIRSFTSISEKLRPEEVVEFLNQYMSAMVSCVKNNRGYVDKFIGDAIMATWGALKSSGNISQDSVKAALDMRFALLKFNQGRGTAKKPSLRIGIGLNYGPVISGQIGSDEKMEYTVIGDAVNLASRVEGLTKDLSLDIIVSESIYNNTKKLFNYYDLPAISVKGKEKPQKIYALLGALNDKNCPQNLNDLRSLIGYPKPKK; this is translated from the coding sequence ATGAACGATAAAAATTTTACACCATCGCGATTCACAATTCGGGTTAAATTGATGGTGATCATTTCATCGATCCTCTTTTTATCCCTTGCCTCAATCATTATGGTGGCAACTTACTTTTTCAAAGAAGATAACGAGATTCGAGTCAAAGAAAATAATATCAAGATAACAGAAGTTATTGCATTGAATGTAAAATCCGAGATCAATGCACTTAAGCAATCCTTACAAGTCACAATGAGTGTCATCAGTCAGAGCAAAACTGACTCTTCCATAAAACAAATTCTCTTTCGTGAAGATCCCAATATCCTATATGTCGGTGTCTATGATAAAGCCAACCAACCTGGAGTCCGGATCGGCAATACTCAAGTATTGGAAGATCTTGGAATCTCAACGAATGTATTAGAAGAATTTATTCGAACCAATAAAGATCGATTCAAGCAATCTTTTAACAATACAACCGTCTTATTAAATTCAAGCATTGGTTTTAGGTCTCCTATTCTTGCAATAGGCTTTCCGTATTCCGAAGATAAATCCAATAAGATCATCATAGCCATGATACGATTGGAAAAGTTTTTAGAGGCATTTCAAACTTCTGGAAATATTGAAACATTTATGGTGAATGATGAAGGAAGAATTATCGCTCACTCGGACGTAAGTATGATTCTTTCTGGGGCGAATATGGTTGACCTACCGATTGTCCAAAAGATGCGAACAAGCACTCTAGACAATGGACAATTTCGTTACAAGGGTGCTGATGACCTTTGGTTTCTTGGTTCTTTTAAGAAAATTGGCTTAGGTGGAGTTGGAATCATTTCTACAGTTTCGGAAGATAAGGCGTTCGAAGAAGTATATAACATTCAGAGAAGAAATATCTATCTCATGATTGCCGCGCTAAACTTAGCAATTATTATTGTATTCTTTTTTGCAAAAAGAATATCCGAGCCAATTCTTACCTTGGTTACAGCATCCAAAAATATTGAATCTGGAAATTATCACCTTGAATTAAAACCGGAAACTCGTGATGAAATCGGTATTTTGACAAATTCATTTCAGTCGATGAGTCAGGGACTAGAAGAAAGAGAGAAATTGAAAGTTTCATTCGGTCGATTCGTAAACGATGAAATTGCAGAACTCTCTATGAAAGGGCAATTGAAAGTCGGAGGAGAAAAGAAAGAATGTGCAATTCTATTCTCCGACATTAGAAGCTTTACATCAATTTCCGAGAAACTAAGACCGGAAGAAGTGGTTGAGTTCCTTAACCAATATATGAGTGCAATGGTTTCTTGTGTCAAAAATAACAGGGGTTATGTGGATAAGTTTATTGGAGATGCGATCATGGCGACTTGGGGCGCACTAAAATCATCTGGTAATATTTCGCAAGATTCCGTTAAAGCAGCCCTTGATATGAGATTTGCCTTATTGAAATTCAACCAAGGCCGTGGAACAGCTAAGAAACCAAGTCTTCGAATTGGAATTGGATTGAATTATGGTCCTGTGATTTCCGGTCAGATTGGATCGGATGAGAAGATGGAATATACCGTGATCGGAGATGCTGTGAACTTAGCTTCACGTGTGGAAGGACTAACAAAAGATCTTTCCTTGGATATAATTGTTTCAGAGTCCATCTACAACAATACCAAAAAATTATTCAATTATTACGACTTACCAGCAATAAGCGTTAAGGGAAAAGAGAAACCACAAAAAATTTATGCATTGCTAGGTGCATTAAATGACAAAAATTGTCCACAAAATTTAAATGATCTGAGATCCTTAATTGGATATCCTAAACCAAAGAAGTAA
- a CDS encoding LIC11270 family surface protein has translation MRNRFIQYSFFILILTSLIHCDNEFEDITSAPVLSTLFNNRMLLLVKGTYASDNPISFQDYNGGTGALYLDNIGEGGDADHQLIDLPSAANLPIYIDLGEIRISSQFDKGINELTQIRNPIDSQEFWDFIATERQVFCTIPYTLENDTCQKQNGLFRMQQFFDGTGAQFPSNDPTAETISCSDPKYFNECAGLQLGPEATFGRQYFYTGIYFRSFVTGWGVQNGALLLDQARFDNRRVTGVNIVPRNNYIPGTSDIAKQDIVPKMFPQLYSVQGGQRDMQIRGGFDPYILEIRMNIKENLMVHTFQRPGNPIKQTLVGFSDALSAHKNEPDIGGNMISRSRIIYPETAASLSISGGQGDLRYYYAIFHSDEINIIRQIPLAATPARQNASIKYINNGKYKLYCVADLERVDGFPDTIIRETEFVISDVDRRNTIALELSCP, from the coding sequence ATGAGAAACCGATTTATTCAATATTCATTTTTTATTCTAATCCTCACCAGTCTTATACATTGCGACAACGAATTTGAAGATATAACTTCGGCTCCTGTTTTAAGTACACTTTTTAATAATCGAATGTTGCTTCTTGTGAAAGGAACTTACGCATCCGACAATCCAATCTCTTTTCAAGACTATAATGGCGGGACTGGTGCTCTCTATCTGGACAATATAGGAGAAGGTGGCGATGCAGATCACCAACTCATAGATCTTCCTTCAGCAGCTAATCTTCCAATCTATATTGATTTAGGTGAGATAAGAATTTCCTCTCAATTTGATAAAGGAATCAACGAACTCACTCAGATAAGAAATCCGATTGATTCTCAAGAATTTTGGGATTTTATAGCGACCGAGAGACAAGTTTTCTGTACTATACCCTATACTTTAGAGAACGATACATGTCAGAAACAAAATGGATTGTTCCGGATGCAACAGTTCTTCGATGGCACCGGTGCACAATTTCCTTCGAATGATCCAACCGCCGAAACAATAAGTTGCAGTGATCCAAAATATTTTAATGAATGCGCGGGACTTCAGCTTGGACCGGAAGCCACTTTCGGAAGGCAATATTTTTACACCGGTATATACTTTCGTTCTTTTGTTACTGGTTGGGGAGTCCAAAATGGTGCTCTGCTATTGGATCAAGCACGTTTCGACAACCGCCGCGTAACTGGGGTTAATATTGTTCCTAGGAACAATTACATTCCAGGAACTTCTGACATCGCTAAACAAGATATTGTTCCTAAAATGTTTCCTCAACTCTATTCTGTTCAAGGTGGACAGAGAGATATGCAGATTCGCGGTGGATTTGATCCATATATTCTCGAAATTCGTATGAATATAAAAGAGAATTTGATGGTGCATACATTCCAAAGACCAGGAAATCCAATCAAACAGACATTAGTTGGATTTAGTGACGCGCTAAGCGCTCATAAGAACGAACCAGATATTGGTGGGAATATGATCTCTAGGTCTCGAATCATTTACCCCGAGACAGCAGCTTCGTTGAGTATCAGCGGTGGTCAAGGAGATTTACGCTACTACTATGCGATTTTCCATAGTGATGAAATCAATATTATTAGGCAGATTCCTCTTGCGGCAACCCCAGCAAGACAAAACGCAAGCATTAAATATATAAACAATGGTAAATATAAATTGTACTGTGTCGCTGACTTAGAAAGAGTTGATGGATTTCCAGATACAATAATTCGTGAAACAGAATTTGTTATATCTGATGTGGATCGAAGGAATACAATCGCTTTAGAATTATCTTGCCCATAA
- the truA gene encoding tRNA pseudouridine(38-40) synthase TruA: MPNYAILIEYDGTFFHGFQKQINAHTVQNALERALNILIKPKNHPLVFHVAGRTDTGVHATGIVCNFLCDEKIEELDTFRFSLNALAGGKVSCLGITQVAERFHSRFSCSSREYEFKILSSRNPHPLWDNRAVWIREEIDWVKVRDQLQYLVGEKDFRSVVKQVSIREKSSIREIREVGIEQEPGYPYIIKFRYRADSFLHNMIRILTGTLVDIGTGKINDRNLGDILLAGDRSLAGKTLPAHGLYFARAYYDSFPEIEQMYKNVFRSPLV; the protein is encoded by the coding sequence TTGCCTAATTATGCGATCCTCATCGAATACGATGGAACTTTTTTCCACGGATTCCAAAAACAAATCAACGCTCATACAGTGCAAAATGCTCTCGAACGAGCTTTAAACATTCTCATCAAACCCAAAAACCATCCATTGGTTTTTCATGTAGCCGGCAGAACTGATACGGGAGTGCATGCTACTGGAATTGTTTGCAATTTTCTCTGTGATGAAAAAATCGAAGAACTGGATACCTTCCGATTTTCTCTTAATGCGTTAGCTGGCGGTAAAGTGAGTTGCCTTGGAATAACGCAAGTAGCAGAGCGATTCCATTCACGTTTTTCTTGTTCGTCGAGGGAATACGAATTCAAAATACTCTCATCCAGAAACCCGCATCCTCTATGGGACAATCGAGCTGTTTGGATTCGTGAAGAAATCGATTGGGTTAAAGTTCGAGATCAACTGCAATATTTAGTGGGAGAAAAAGATTTTCGAAGTGTTGTAAAACAAGTTTCCATTAGAGAAAAATCTTCTATTCGAGAGATTCGAGAAGTGGGAATCGAACAAGAACCAGGTTATCCTTACATAATCAAATTCAGATACAGAGCAGATAGTTTTCTTCACAATATGATCCGAATTCTCACAGGAACTTTGGTAGACATAGGAACAGGCAAAATTAACGATAGAAATCTAGGGGACATTCTCCTTGCTGGAGATCGGAGTTTGGCTGGCAAAACCCTACCGGCTCACGGATTGTATTTTGCACGAGCTTATTATGATTCATTTCCTGAGATAGAACAAATGTATAAGAATGTATTTCGGAGTCCGCTGGTCTAA
- a CDS encoding DUF2225 domain-containing protein: MAVSTASQNKKISFRAKENSVCPVCNEVHQKEQMFQGGGRLIAGKLTQELRRLYEKNKKFGRVGPNDYIITVCPRCLYASFNKDWDGLAANEAEALRASSDQRRSFLEKILGPLDFNEDRNIILGVASYLLAIECYQKRGLSVAPTPKKALCAIRAAWYFDDLTLEFPDLKFNEIRDFMFKKAAIYYSMTLELMQNGQEPVDSIQGMLGPDSDNNWGFDGVVYLNAYLTRKFLSQLAEKKEDQLNLLIRAKRMLARLYGSGKSSKGKPSAIIEMARELYDEYGALIEEMGGEK; encoded by the coding sequence ATGGCAGTATCCACCGCAAGCCAAAATAAGAAAATTTCCTTCCGAGCGAAGGAGAATTCGGTGTGTCCAGTCTGCAATGAAGTCCATCAGAAAGAGCAAATGTTCCAAGGTGGAGGACGTCTGATCGCAGGCAAGCTTACTCAAGAGTTACGTAGACTCTATGAAAAGAACAAAAAGTTCGGACGAGTTGGACCCAATGATTATATCATTACAGTTTGTCCACGTTGCCTCTATGCTTCCTTTAATAAAGATTGGGATGGCTTAGCTGCTAATGAAGCAGAAGCTCTCAGAGCAAGCTCCGATCAGAGACGTTCATTCTTAGAAAAAATCCTTGGTCCTCTGGACTTCAATGAAGATAGAAATATTATATTAGGCGTGGCAAGTTATCTACTTGCGATCGAATGTTATCAGAAACGTGGCTTGAGCGTTGCTCCCACTCCCAAGAAAGCTCTCTGTGCCATTCGCGCAGCTTGGTATTTTGATGATCTGACTCTAGAATTCCCTGATTTAAAATTCAATGAAATACGAGACTTCATGTTCAAAAAGGCTGCGATCTACTATAGCATGACTTTGGAACTGATGCAAAATGGCCAAGAACCAGTCGATTCCATCCAAGGAATGCTTGGACCCGATTCGGACAACAACTGGGGTTTCGATGGAGTCGTTTATTTAAATGCATATTTAACTCGTAAATTTTTGAGCCAACTAGCAGAGAAAAAAGAAGACCAACTCAATCTTTTGATCAGAGCGAAAAGAATGCTCGCTCGCTTGTATGGTTCCGGTAAATCATCAAAAGGCAAACCTTCAGCAATCATCGAAATGGCTCGCGAATTGTATGATGAATACGGTGCCCTGATCGAAGAGATGGGCGGAGAGAAATAG
- a CDS encoding LIC11274 family protein → MKKIILIASILLWIPLTQAMGQAVSLKAYNKRVELITYLRELEPMVKNFPGNDPEGNPATAYAEEDKMGHRVKKYEDIKRIYQEALQYYFEANYVASYRRFLESQIAIEKLTEELSQLYVLRAEEMMKTAMERKNPNDPMDKTIVDISIEYGKNSYIRKDMREAREAPFARRMYEPKEYHYVLNRYGIEKNAETGYRFLGLAKQARIDALKVEKHLEKNQNLTPRHRKYRIDLYFGAISLCRDAKANAVNIFKLKYPYDNYFLQKSDAKQESWRDMDNNLNEGEIVKLEGITYDFTKNPYIKHDKRIQATFDERIPAEYRKDDADTKGRVYEKDTDGQLFLRYDHARREELGVPKKSEVQKQETTTPAPAGQ, encoded by the coding sequence ATGAAAAAAATTATACTGATCGCAAGCATCCTTTTGTGGATTCCGTTGACCCAGGCTATGGGTCAAGCTGTTTCTCTTAAGGCATACAACAAAAGAGTAGAACTCATTACTTATCTTCGAGAGTTAGAGCCCATGGTGAAAAATTTCCCTGGCAATGATCCCGAAGGCAATCCTGCAACTGCATATGCAGAAGAGGATAAAATGGGTCATCGAGTAAAAAAATATGAAGATATAAAGAGAATCTATCAAGAAGCTCTGCAATATTATTTTGAAGCAAACTATGTTGCATCATATCGTAGATTTCTCGAATCTCAGATTGCAATTGAGAAATTGACAGAAGAATTATCACAACTCTATGTTTTGCGTGCTGAAGAAATGATGAAAACAGCTATGGAACGTAAGAATCCGAATGATCCAATGGATAAAACCATTGTTGATATAAGCATTGAATATGGCAAAAATTCTTATATCCGAAAAGATATGCGAGAAGCTCGGGAAGCTCCTTTTGCTCGTAGGATGTACGAACCAAAGGAATATCATTATGTACTAAACCGTTATGGTATAGAAAAAAATGCAGAGACAGGATACCGATTTCTCGGACTTGCAAAGCAAGCAAGAATTGATGCACTCAAAGTTGAGAAACATCTTGAGAAAAATCAAAATCTAACTCCAAGACATAGAAAGTATAGAATTGATTTGTATTTTGGTGCAATCAGTTTATGTCGTGATGCTAAGGCAAATGCTGTAAATATTTTCAAATTGAAATATCCATATGATAATTATTTCCTTCAGAAGTCTGATGCGAAACAAGAATCTTGGAGAGATATGGATAACAATCTGAACGAAGGCGAGATTGTAAAATTAGAAGGAATCACTTATGATTTCACTAAGAATCCGTATATTAAGCACGATAAAAGAATTCAAGCAACCTTTGATGAGAGAATTCCAGCTGAATACAGAAAAGATGATGCTGATACAAAAGGTCGAGTGTATGAGAAGGACACCGACGGACAACTATTCTTGAGATATGATCATGCAAGAAGAGAAGAGTTAGGCGTTCCAAAAAAATCAGAAGTACAAAAACAAGAAACAACAACTCCCGCTCCAGCCGGTCAGTAA
- a CDS encoding adenylate/guanylate cyclase domain-containing protein, giving the protein MEPTKAGINLKSLAEQYKYAIDVATIVSKTDTKGRITYVNDEFCNISGYTKDELMGKPHNIVRHRDMPASAFKNFWDTIRAKRSWTGVIKNRKKNGDPYWVNTTVVPILDSDENIHEYIAIRSNITQIEEQKIQIENLHKASKKFVPETMLALQGIQDITKLNVNLGKSLELSVLFIDIIGFTTWSEKKNPEEIFSELNEYFSFMERSIHENHGVIDKYIGDNIMVIFQDPTDAIRAGIRMLEILNELNDVRKMRSQGDLKIGIGIHTGHLVLGTVGTESRMNPTVIGDTVNTASRIERLTRKVKHSLLVSEKTIHLAGIENFNAESIGRIVLKGKKEPLRIFGVYSERR; this is encoded by the coding sequence ATGGAACCTACTAAAGCTGGAATCAATCTTAAATCCTTAGCAGAACAATATAAGTATGCAATTGATGTAGCAACCATCGTTTCTAAAACTGATACCAAAGGTCGAATCACTTATGTTAACGATGAATTTTGTAATATTTCTGGTTATACAAAAGATGAATTGATGGGCAAACCACATAACATAGTAAGGCATCGTGATATGCCCGCTTCTGCATTCAAAAATTTTTGGGATACGATTCGAGCTAAAAGAAGCTGGACAGGTGTAATTAAAAATCGAAAGAAGAATGGTGATCCATATTGGGTGAATACAACAGTTGTTCCCATTCTAGATTCAGATGAGAACATTCATGAATATATTGCAATTCGAAGCAATATAACTCAGATCGAAGAACAGAAAATTCAAATTGAGAACTTACACAAAGCGAGTAAGAAATTTGTGCCAGAAACGATGCTAGCCCTTCAAGGAATTCAAGATATCACGAAGCTAAATGTTAATCTTGGAAAAAGTCTTGAGTTATCTGTTTTATTTATTGATATTATTGGTTTTACTACTTGGAGTGAGAAAAAAAATCCAGAAGAAATATTCTCAGAATTGAACGAATACTTTTCATTCATGGAAAGATCGATTCATGAAAATCATGGGGTCATCGATAAATATATTGGTGATAATATAATGGTAATTTTTCAAGATCCAACTGATGCGATTCGAGCTGGGATTCGTATGTTAGAAATTTTGAATGAACTAAACGATGTGAGAAAAATGAGATCTCAAGGCGATCTGAAAATTGGAATTGGAATCCATACTGGCCATTTGGTTCTTGGAACTGTCGGTACCGAAAGTCGGATGAATCCGACAGTAATTGGCGACACAGTGAATACTGCGTCAAGAATTGAGCGATTGACTCGCAAAGTAAAACATAGCCTGTTAGTATCTGAGAAAACTATTCATTTAGCTGGCATTGAGAATTTTAATGCCGAATCTATAGGACGCATCGTTTTAAAAGGTAAAAAAGAACCCTTAAGAATATTTGGAGTTTATTCGGAACGCCGTTAG